From one Streptomyces mobaraensis genomic stretch:
- a CDS encoding anthranilate synthase family protein: protein MTDGAALLDRVLAPDPPPFALLYRPATAGGDRIDVLTGTLTTPGRVADLPLPATAHGPAGADVLAVLPYRQLAERGLAAPDDGTPLLALTVREQAAVGRRTLLARVPDTPLRLTDGHFDLDDDAYARLVRTLVDEEIAAGAGANFVLKRRFLADVTDWSPAAATAFFRRLLVRESGVHWTFLVHTPERTLVGASPERHVTLRAGTAVMNPISGTYRHPGTGPTLAGVLDFLADPKETYELFMVLDEELKMMAAVCDRGIRVRGPFLKEMARLAHTEYLIEGRTDRDVRDILRATLFAPTVTGSPLESAARVISRHEPHGRGYYSGVIALIGRDGHGGRTLDSAILIRTADVDPRGRLAIGVGATVVRDSDPAAEAAETRAKARGLLAAPPPGAATALARHPAVRSALRARNAGLARFWLHRPAPVPRGGGFLAGRRILVIDAEDGFTAMIAHQLRAEGALVTVRRHDRPGPLSDVTGHDLVVTGPGPGDPRDLADARIARLHHLTGRLLATRRPFLAVCLSHQILGHRLGLVPRRRPAPHQGVRKEIDLFGRREHVGFYNSYALHSPAGRLDLPGTGRVDVCRDPVTGEVHALRGPHFAGVQFHAESVLTPGGLRVLRPLLTGLFEAPRHTVRP, encoded by the coding sequence ATGACGGACGGCGCCGCGCTCCTCGACCGGGTCCTGGCCCCCGACCCGCCGCCCTTCGCCCTCCTCTACCGCCCCGCGACCGCCGGCGGCGACCGGATCGACGTCCTGACCGGCACCCTCACCACCCCCGGGCGCGTCGCCGACCTCCCGCTGCCCGCCACCGCCCACGGCCCGGCCGGCGCCGACGTCCTCGCCGTCCTGCCCTACCGGCAGCTGGCCGAACGCGGCCTGGCCGCCCCCGACGACGGCACGCCCCTGCTCGCCCTCACCGTGCGCGAACAGGCCGCCGTCGGACGCCGGACCCTCCTCGCCCGCGTCCCGGACACCCCCCTCCGCCTGACGGACGGACACTTCGACCTCGACGACGACGCCTACGCGCGACTCGTCCGCACCCTCGTGGACGAGGAGATCGCCGCCGGCGCCGGCGCCAACTTCGTCCTCAAACGCCGCTTCCTCGCCGACGTCACCGACTGGTCCCCGGCCGCCGCCACCGCCTTCTTCCGCCGCCTGCTGGTCCGCGAGTCGGGCGTTCACTGGACGTTCCTCGTCCACACACCCGAACGCACCCTGGTCGGCGCCAGCCCCGAACGCCACGTCACCCTGCGCGCCGGCACCGCCGTGATGAACCCCATCAGCGGCACCTACCGCCACCCCGGCACCGGACCCACCCTCGCCGGCGTCCTGGACTTCCTCGCCGACCCCAAGGAGACCTACGAGCTGTTCATGGTCCTCGACGAGGAACTGAAGATGATGGCGGCGGTCTGCGACCGCGGGATCCGGGTGCGCGGCCCCTTCCTGAAGGAGATGGCCCGCCTCGCCCACACCGAGTACCTCATCGAGGGCCGCACCGACCGCGACGTCCGCGACATCCTGCGCGCCACCCTGTTCGCCCCGACCGTCACCGGCAGCCCGCTGGAGAGCGCCGCCCGTGTCATCAGCCGCCACGAGCCCCACGGCCGCGGCTACTACAGCGGGGTGATCGCCCTCATCGGCCGCGACGGCCACGGCGGCCGCACCCTGGACTCCGCCATCCTCATCCGCACCGCCGACGTCGACCCCCGCGGCCGGCTGGCCATCGGCGTGGGCGCCACCGTCGTCCGCGACTCCGACCCGGCGGCCGAGGCCGCCGAGACCCGGGCCAAGGCCCGCGGCCTGCTGGCCGCCCCGCCGCCCGGCGCCGCGACCGCCCTGGCGCGGCACCCCGCCGTCCGCTCCGCCCTCCGCGCCCGGAACGCCGGCCTCGCCCGCTTCTGGCTCCACAGACCCGCCCCCGTCCCTCGGGGCGGCGGCTTCCTGGCGGGCCGCCGGATCCTGGTGATCGACGCCGAGGACGGCTTCACCGCGATGATCGCGCACCAACTGCGCGCCGAGGGCGCCCTGGTGACCGTCCGCCGCCACGACCGCCCCGGCCCCCTCTCCGATGTCACCGGCCACGACCTCGTCGTCACCGGGCCCGGCCCCGGCGACCCCCGCGACCTCGCCGACGCCCGGATCGCCCGCCTGCACCACCTGACCGGCCGCCTCCTCGCCACCCGCCGGCCCTTCCTGGCCGTCTGCCTCAGCCACCAGATCCTCGGCCACCGGCTGGGACTCGTCCCGCGCCGCCGCCCCGCGCCCCACCAGGGCGTAAGGAAGGAGATCGACCTCTTCGGCCGCCGCGAGCACGTCGGCTTCTACAACAGCTACGCGCTCCACAGCCCCGCCGGCCGGCTGGACCTGCCAGGCACCGGGCGGGTGGACGTCTGCCGGGACCCCGTCACCGGCGAGGTGCACGCCCTGCGCGGCCCGCACTTCGCCGGCGTGCAGTTCCACGCCGAGTCCGTCCTCACCCCGGGCGGCCTGCGCGTCCTCCGGCCGCTGCTCACCGGCCTGTTCGAGGCACCGCGGCACACAGTCCGTCCCTGA
- a CDS encoding zinc-binding dehydrogenase has protein sequence MDAAYIEEFGPAEAIRFGELPAPRPGPGEVLVEVAATTVNHVDTFVRSGAVRTPVEFPFVVGRDLVGRVAGAGAAGFPAGTPVWCNSMGHGGRQGAAAELAAVPAERLYQLPPGVDPRLAVTLVHPVATAYLGLVTHGGLRPGRTVAVVGAAGNVGSAMVAVAAAAGARVVAVARAADEARCRALGAEVVLDRREAAAGGLARACPGGVDVYADAAGANDVPAAVEALAPRGRLVLLAGMASRPVLPVGPLYVADRSVVGFAITNATVAELAAAAGCVDAVLSAGRLRPREVVGLPLSATAEAHRMLESGRLRGRRVVLDVR, from the coding sequence ATGGACGCCGCGTACATCGAGGAGTTCGGACCGGCGGAGGCCATCCGCTTCGGGGAGCTGCCCGCGCCGCGCCCCGGACCGGGCGAGGTGCTGGTGGAGGTGGCGGCGACAACCGTCAACCACGTGGACACCTTCGTCCGCTCCGGCGCCGTGCGCACGCCGGTGGAGTTCCCGTTCGTCGTCGGCCGCGATTTGGTCGGACGGGTGGCGGGCGCGGGCGCCGCCGGGTTTCCGGCGGGTACCCCAGTGTGGTGCAACAGCATGGGCCACGGCGGCCGGCAGGGCGCGGCGGCCGAGCTGGCGGCGGTACCCGCGGAGCGGCTCTACCAGCTGCCGCCCGGGGTGGACCCGCGGCTCGCGGTGACGCTGGTGCACCCGGTGGCCACCGCCTACCTGGGCCTGGTCACGCACGGCGGGCTGCGGCCGGGGCGGACGGTGGCCGTGGTGGGCGCGGCGGGCAACGTGGGGTCGGCGATGGTGGCCGTGGCCGCCGCGGCGGGGGCCCGGGTCGTGGCGGTCGCCCGGGCCGCCGACGAGGCCCGCTGCCGCGCGCTGGGCGCCGAGGTGGTGCTTGACCGGCGGGAGGCGGCGGCCGGCGGGCTGGCGCGGGCGTGCCCCGGCGGCGTCGATGTGTACGCCGACGCGGCGGGGGCCAACGACGTGCCCGCCGCGGTGGAGGCGCTGGCGCCGCGCGGCCGGCTGGTGCTGCTGGCGGGGATGGCGAGCCGGCCGGTGCTGCCCGTCGGGCCGCTCTACGTGGCGGACCGCTCGGTCGTGGGCTTCGCCATCACCAACGCCACGGTGGCCGAACTGGCGGCGGCGGCCGGGTGTGTGGACGCCGTGCTGTCCGCCGGCCGGCTGCGCCCCCGGGAGGTGGTCGGGCTGCCGTTGAGCGCGACCGCCGAGGCGCACCGGATGCTGGAGTCGGGCCGGCTGCGCGGCCGCCGGGTGGTGCTGGACGTCCGGTGA